One window of the Chlamydiales bacterium STE3 genome contains the following:
- a CDS encoding Uncharacterized protein (Product derived from UniProtKB/Trembl:D6YVQ9) has product MRLPTLLPEDLSFVQDSASDLELYERLLKNTEQLIRFFSAAVDDETWTEQHQDFIKRTLHWFTNQFFLGRLDWRYALTVSQSIYAHPYTLAPLYPRNISIKTQGKLFPINSLLLGVQSFYLYHMILKQCRDKGSKVLKLSIEEKDIAFVIEYLERGRLDYLWKLEKNEIISLLDMAGKLYLDPLSFECQSILQRYITSDNVLETLILAHQKHWYVLKEKSIEYCNQLDWGVTLYAMDQDLGFEFHEFTDQTEEIFSKLNSLITHLTVSGFLSLEPSFAKVLQLCPKLISLNLSGSEKISPYLEAVPKKVKELILARCIWLKDQTMLALIDHFLQISHLNLSQNTNLTYLSLGEIKKLFDLKSLSLASCHQIGDRELSLILQSASQLREVDLSNCRSITEAGFLELAQILIRLNKINVSRTFMTDTCLVELANRAQFIEYADFSRCSAITERGVYHFVKAEANLKEIYLADCRLAEESLRLLKENYPKLKIIDLP; this is encoded by the coding sequence ATGCGTTTACCCACCCTCTTACCTGAAGATCTTTCTTTCGTTCAAGATAGCGCAAGTGACTTAGAGTTATATGAGCGATTGCTAAAAAATACTGAGCAGCTCATTCGCTTTTTTTCTGCTGCGGTAGATGATGAAACGTGGACTGAACAGCATCAAGATTTTATTAAACGCACCCTTCACTGGTTCACAAACCAATTCTTTTTAGGGAGGTTAGATTGGCGCTACGCACTAACGGTATCGCAATCCATTTATGCTCACCCCTATACTTTAGCCCCGCTCTATCCACGCAATATTTCGATAAAGACACAGGGTAAGCTTTTCCCCATCAACTCACTTCTGCTAGGAGTGCAGTCTTTCTATCTTTATCATATGATTTTGAAACAATGTCGTGATAAAGGAAGCAAGGTTTTAAAATTGTCAATTGAAGAAAAAGATATTGCATTTGTTATAGAGTATTTAGAGCGTGGGCGATTGGATTACTTATGGAAATTAGAAAAAAATGAAATTATTTCCTTACTAGACATGGCTGGAAAATTATATCTTGATCCACTATCTTTTGAATGCCAAAGTATACTCCAGCGCTATATCACTTCAGATAATGTTCTAGAAACCCTTATTCTTGCTCATCAAAAGCATTGGTATGTTCTAAAGGAAAAAAGTATTGAGTACTGCAATCAATTAGATTGGGGAGTCACTTTATATGCCATGGATCAGGATTTGGGTTTTGAGTTCCATGAATTCACTGATCAAACCGAGGAAATATTCAGCAAGCTAAATTCTTTGATCACACATTTAACTGTTAGTGGTTTTTTAAGTTTAGAGCCATCCTTTGCTAAAGTCTTACAACTTTGCCCTAAACTCATTAGCTTAAACTTGAGTGGAAGTGAAAAAATAAGTCCTTACTTGGAGGCAGTTCCTAAAAAAGTCAAAGAACTTATTTTGGCTCGTTGTATATGGTTAAAGGACCAAACAATGCTGGCCTTAATCGATCATTTTTTACAAATTAGCCATTTAAATTTATCTCAAAATACAAATTTAACCTATCTAAGCTTGGGTGAAATCAAAAAACTATTCGATCTCAAATCTCTTAGCCTGGCATCATGTCACCAGATCGGGGACCGCGAACTTTCTCTGATTTTACAGTCTGCTTCCCAATTAAGAGAGGTAGATCTATCTAATTGTAGATCAATCACAGAAGCTGGATTCCTTGAGCTTGCTCAGATTCTTATCCGTTTAAATAAAATTAATGTTTCTCGCACATTTATGACTGACACATGCTTGGTAGAGCTGGCTAATCGAGCGCAATTTATTGAATATGCAGACTTTTCTAGATGTAGCGCCATTACTGAACGCGGAGTGTATCATTTTGTCAAAGCGGAGGCTAACCTCAAGGAAATTTATCTTGCCGATTGTCGATTAGCAGAAGAGAGTCTTCGCCTATTAAAAGAAAACTACCCAAAGTTAAAGATCATAGATCTTCCTTAA